A genome region from Setaria italica strain Yugu1 chromosome III, Setaria_italica_v2.0, whole genome shotgun sequence includes the following:
- the LOC101777004 gene encoding uclacyanin-2-like, whose amino-acid sequence MARLPRPSAAAVAVMATAVVLLASAPAARADSPAAGDAPEYRNHTVGGADGWFFDAKANATSGNYSGWANGETFYLGDYLIFKTNDNSSVVQTTNATTYDLCDPSDDPETLIYGGGGGGGGGLEQNNTIPVALVLEGTNYFFSDADGGSQCQQGMRFEIKVQHGQGLPPSLKSPPPAPKERVLAPPPAGTAFSGTGGVEPGDGAGDNGGAGRSGASRAAAAGGRFLGAAVGVALAILVAA is encoded by the exons ATGGCGCGGCTACCGCGACCCTcggcggccgccgtggccgtgaTGGCCACCGCGGTCGTCCTGCTCGCcagcgcgccggccgcgcgggccgactcgccggcggcgggcgacgcgcCGGAGTACCGGAACCACACCGTGGGCGGCGCCGACGGCTGGTTCTTCGACGCCAAGGCCAACGCCACCTCCGGGAACTACTCCGGTTGGGCCAACGGCGAGACCTTCTACCTCGGCGACTACCTTA TATTCAAGACGAACGACAACTCGTCGGTGGTGCAGACCACTAACGCCACCACCTACGACCTCTGCGACCCCAGCGACGACCCGGAAACCTTAatctacggcggcggcggcggcgggggcggcggcctcGAGCAGAACAACACCATCCCGGTCGCTCTCGTTCTCGAGGGCACCAACTActtcttctccgacgccgacgGCGGCTCCCAGTGCCAGCAGGGGATGCGCTTCGAGATCAAGGTCCAGCACGGCCAGGGCCTGCCGCCGTCGCTGAAGAGCCCGCCCCCGGCACCCAAGGAGCGGGTCCtcgcgccgcctccggccgggACGGCCTTCTCGGGCACCGGCGGGGTCGAGCCTGGGGACGGCGCTGGGGACAACGGCGGCGCCGGAAGGAGCGGCGCgagcagagcggcggcggccggcggccggttcTTGGGGGCGGCTGTCGGTGTGGCTCTGGCGATTCTGGTTGCTGCGTGA